The Rhizobium leguminosarum DNA segment ACCCATAGCGCGGACGGCGCCTTCTTCGTTGTCGGTGTCGTAACCGGCCGTGATCTGGTAGCTGAAAGCACCAGCCTTACCGCCGAGACCAACAGCAACGCCGACGTTGTTGGCGGTTTCGCCATCATAGAACGGGCTGTCTTCCAGCTCGTCGACGCTGATGCCAGCGTAGAAGGCGTCGGTTTCGTACTGATAACGGATGGAGTTATGCAGCGTGACCGGAGAACCGATGTCGTCGGTTTCGCCGGAGAGGCCGTCATCCCACCAGCTGTAGAACAGACCAGCGCGGAAGCCGGCGATGTCGAGGTAGGCTGAGTCGAGCTGAGCCTTCTGAGCCGAGGCGTTGTCAGCATTGAACTGCATGACGATGACGCCGGTCAGCGGACCATATTCGGTGTCGCTCTTGGCCGTGAACTGAACCTGGCCGCGCGTACGGGCGTCCCAATCCGAGTCGTTGGGGACGGAACCGCCGCCGCTGGCGCCGATCGAGCTGGCGTGCGGTGCAACGTCAACCTGGAAACGGATGTAGCCGTTGATCTTGAGGCAGGTTTCGGTGCCCGGGATGTAGAAGTAGCCGGTGCCGTAAGCGTCGCAGACGCGGACATATTCAACCGGTTCCGGCTCGGCAGCAACGATAGCGTCAGCAGCCTGAGCGCCGGATACTGCTGCAAGTGCAGCAGCCGAGCCGAGAAGAAGGCTCTTAATGTTCATGGAATAACCTCCAGTTCAGATGCAAGAGGATGAAGACCGTTGCCATCGGCAGTCCCTACGTATCTTCATCCCGTGTGACCGAAGCGGCACCCTTTAGCTTGGCGCCTGCCTCGCCGCGGAAATTACATAGGCGATGCTGCGCTGCAACGAGATTGTCGATCATGACAGCAGGCCATGTCAGCTATGTTGCTGAAATAACACGCGTTTTGTCAAAAACCTGTCATCTCTCCGTCACAAAATCGGGCTGCCGGATACTGGAGCAACGAGGGGATGAAACTTGAGCCGGCGGCGTGCAATTGATGGTCGTGTGAGCACGGGCTCATATGCGACGCGTCATGACTGCCATCCGCACCGACCGGCCAAAAGCCGACAGCATGGTTTGCCGGAACAGGCCATGTCGATGTCGCCTCGAGAAGCGGCGAAGGTCCGGCATCGGCAAAAATAAATGAGAAGGGGACAAAGAAAATTCACCAATCAGCGGCTTGGCGAAAATCCCTTGTGGGGCAAGGGGATCGGATGGTGGGCGTGACAGGGATTGAACCTGTGACCCCTACGATGTCAACGTAGTGCTCTCCCGCTGAGCTACACGCCCATCCGATGGCGGCGCATAGATCACAAAACCTTTGGAGCCGTCAATAGGCTTTTTTCAGTTTTGTGACGCGCCGCCCGGCAACCCTTATGCGGCAAGCATCTTGTTGACCTCGTCGACGAGATCACGCAGGTGGAAAGGCTTGGAAAGCACCTTGGCATCCTTCGGCGCCTTCGAATCAGGGTTCAGTGCCACCGCCGCAAAACCGGTGATGAACATTACCTTCAGGTCGGGGTCGAGTTCGGTGGCGCGGCGCGCCAACTCGATGCCGTCCATCTCGGGCATGACGATATCGGTCAACAGCAGCGAAAACGGCTCCTCGCGCAGCCGGTCGTAGGCGCTGGCGCCATTGTCATAGGAAAGGACCTTGTAACCGGCCTTTTCGAGCGCTTTCACCAGGAAGCGGCGCATGTCGTTGTCGTCTTCTGCGAGAAGTATCTTCTGAGTCATCAATCCAGACCGCTGATCAATAAGTTTTTGGTGGGCTGCCAGGCGTTTACACTAGTCTTTACCCGGTAAACAACCGGTGAATTGCCCGTGCGCGACCGCCATCCCTGCTACATAGTATGGACTTGCGGCCGGGCAACTGGCAACATGGGCAAAGCAGTCAGTTCATGACATGGTAAAGAGGGCCGAAAGTGCCGGAAATACGCGAATACGAGCTTTTTGAGGTTCATGAGCCCGTGTCGCAGACCATCCCCTTCGTCTACAACTCCCCCCATAGCGGCCGTATTTATCCACCGGAATTTATCGCGCAGTCCAGGCTCGAGGGTATCGCCATCCGCCGTTCCGAGGATCACTATGTCGACGAGCTGTTCGGCTCGGCCGTGACACTCGGCGCCCCGCTGCTGGCGGCCAACTTTCCGCGCGCCTATCTCGATGTCAACCGCGAGCCCTATGAGCTCGATCCGCGGATGTTCGACGGGCTGTTGCCACCCTATGCCAATGTCAATTCGCTCCGGGTCGCCGGCGGGCTCGGCACCATTCCGCGTATCGTCGCCGAGAACATGGAGATCTATGCGCGGCGCCTGCCGGTGCAGGAGGGGCTCGAGCGGGTCGAGGCGGTCTACAAGCCTTATCATGCAGCGCTCCGCCGGCTGATCGCGCGGACGCATGTGCAGTTCGGCTTCGGCGTGCTGATCGACTGCCACTCGATGCCCGGCAATGTGCGCGTCGCCGGCAGTACCGCGCGGCCTGACTTCATCATCGGCGATCGCTATGGCACCAGCGCTTCGGCCGAACTTTCGCGCGCCGCCATCGCCATCCTCGAGGAAATGGGCTTTGCGGCGATCCGCAACAAGCCTTATGCCGGCGGCTTCATCACCGAACATTACGGCCGGCCTTCGCGCGGACTGCACGCGCTGCAGATCGAAGTAAACCGGGCGATCTATGTCGACGAGGTGACGCTGGAGAAACGCGCCGACTTCGCCGCGGTCGCTGAGGCGGTCACGGGTTTCATGCAGCAGATGGCGGATTATGTCGAGAAATTCGCCGGCGACCGGGCGCTGGCCGCCGAATAACCTGCGTCGATTACGCCGATATTTTCCGGCCATGTCTCCGGGCCAAAAATTCTCCCGGCCAAAAAAAACCGCGCTTGTAAGCGCGGCTAAGTCTAGGGAGGAAACACCCAAGGAGGGTATTTACAGTCAGAAGACTGTACCAAGGACGCTACTATTGCATTGCACAAATGTCAAGCAATATATTGCGCTGCGACATCTTTGGGCAGTGGGCGCGCGATGGAAGCGATTGGAGGGTTCACCCACGTCCCGATCGAACTGCCTGCTATGTTTGCATTCCCGCTGCTTTTCGTTATGAAAGCGTCACTCCCGCCAGCCAAACGGATCCCTCATGCTTCCTGACCGTTCGTTCTTCAACCGTTTGGCGGAGGCCGCCCGAGCCGAGACGCTGCCGCGCTTCCGCTCCGGCCTCGATGTCACGAACAAGCTTTCCTCCGGTTTCGATCCGGTGACGGAGGGCGACCGGGCGGCCGAACTCGCCATCCGGGCGCTGATCGAGGAAAATTTCCCCGGCCACGGCATTCTCGGCGAGGAACACGGCAATGTCGGGCTCGACCGCGAATATGTCTGGGTGATCGATCCGATCGACGGTACGCGCGCCTTCATCTCAGGCGTGCCGGTATGGGGAACGCTGATCGGCCTGCAGAAAGAAGGGCGGGCGATCATGGGCATGATCGAACAGCCGTTTACCGGCGAACGTTATTTCGCCGACCAGAACGGCTCGCTCTATACCGGCCCTGAGGGCGAACTGCGGCTGGCGACGCGCCAGTGCGACACGCTTTCGAACGCCATCCTGTTCACTACCTCCCCGCATCTCTTTGCCGGTGACGAGATGGAGAAATACCGCGAGATCGAGGGTCAGGTCCGGCTCTTCCGCTACGGCTGCGACTGCTATGCCTATGCGCTGCTTGCCGCCGGCCATATCGATCTCGTCATCGAAAACAGCCTGAAACCCTATGACGTCGGCGGCATCATTCCCGTCATCGAAGGGGCGGGCGGCATCATCACCACCTGGGACGGCGGACGGCCTGAGAACGGCGGCTCGATCATCGCTGCCGGCAGCCGGGCGGTCTACGAGCAGGCGATCGCCGTCCTGCAGCGCTAATCCCGGGGTCAGCTCTGCTGATCCCACGGTTAGAAGCGCTGATCCGGTCACGTGCCGAGGGCGGCGACGTCCTGGTTTTCTTCGGCATCGCTGCCGGGAATGAAGGCGTGGAAGGCGGCAAGGGCGGCCGCGCGATAGGTATCCCGTTCCTGGAAGATCTCGTGACGGGCGCCGTTGATTGGCACCAACTGACCGGCGCGGAAATACCGCGAGAGCCGCTCCTGCGCCGTATAGGGCACGACACCATCACGCGTCGGGGCGATGACGATGGTCGGGATGGTGATCGAGAAGAGATGATTGGGCGAAGTGACCCGGTCCATGGTGCGAAAAGCCTCGGTCAGCCAGCGGGCCGTCGGCGGCCCGAGCGTCAGTTCCGGATGGGCTTTCATCATCGCGACATTGCGCTCGAAGCGGGTTTCGTCCGAGGTCAGCGGATTGTCGCGGAAATCCGGCTCCTTCAGTTTCGAGGTCAGCGGCAGGAAGCCGAGGCCGAGGGCGGTCAGCGTGCCGGCCAGCGTTCGGATGACGCGGGGCGAAGCCGCCTGGCCAGTCAGGCCGATGAAGGGCGCCGACAACACCATGCGATCGATACGGGTGGTAAGATAGGGGGCGGCCGAGAGCGCGATCAGCCCGCCTGTGGAATGGGCGAGCAGGAAGAAGGGCAGGCGGGTATCCGGGAGCACCACCTTTTCGAGGAAGGTGTCGAGATCACGCTCGTAATCGACGAAGCGGCGGATGTGGCCGTGATTGCGGCGTTTCAGCAGCCGCGGCGAACCGCCTTGGCCGCGCATGTCGAAGGTGGCTACCCAGAGGCCTTTGGCCGTCAGGTCGCGGATCGTCTCGAAATATTTTTCGATATATTCGTTGCGGCCATGCAGGATGACGACCGTGCCCTTGGCGACCTGGGCACTGGCGCGGAAGACGGCATAACGCAGCCGGTGACCGTCATGGGTTTCGAAGAACCCTTCCGCGCGGTTTTCCGGGGCGGGATTGTCGGGCGTCGAATAGAGAACCTGATCCATGACTTTGCCAATGCGCCGCTGCTGAGTGCTTCGTCTCCAGGG contains these protein-coding regions:
- a CDS encoding porin, with translation MNIKSLLLGSAAALAAVSGAQAADAIVAAEPEPVEYVRVCDAYGTGYFYIPGTETCLKINGYIRFQVDVAPHASSIGASGGGSVPNDSDWDARTRGQVQFTAKSDTEYGPLTGVIVMQFNADNASAQKAQLDSAYLDIAGFRAGLFYSWWDDGLSGETDDIGSPVTLHNSIRYQYETDAFYAGISVDELEDSPFYDGETANNVGVAVGLGGKAGAFSYQITAGYDTDNEEGAVRAMGTVAVGPGTLGLAVVYATNPNAYYNKAEWAIAAEYAIKATDKLKITPAVQYYDNYGVTAGEFNDDVSAWKAGVTIDYQIVDNLAAKVSVQYLDPDNADEVTSGYFRLQRAF
- the cpdR1 gene encoding response regulator CpdR1, which codes for MTQKILLAEDDNDMRRFLVKALEKAGYKVLSYDNGASAYDRLREEPFSLLLTDIVMPEMDGIELARRATELDPDLKVMFITGFAAVALNPDSKAPKDAKVLSKPFHLRDLVDEVNKMLAA
- a CDS encoding N-formylglutamate amidohydrolase, yielding MPEIREYELFEVHEPVSQTIPFVYNSPHSGRIYPPEFIAQSRLEGIAIRRSEDHYVDELFGSAVTLGAPLLAANFPRAYLDVNREPYELDPRMFDGLLPPYANVNSLRVAGGLGTIPRIVAENMEIYARRLPVQEGLERVEAVYKPYHAALRRLIARTHVQFGFGVLIDCHSMPGNVRVAGSTARPDFIIGDRYGTSASAELSRAAIAILEEMGFAAIRNKPYAGGFITEHYGRPSRGLHALQIEVNRAIYVDEVTLEKRADFAAVAEAVTGFMQQMADYVEKFAGDRALAAE
- the hisN gene encoding histidinol-phosphatase, with translation MLPDRSFFNRLAEAARAETLPRFRSGLDVTNKLSSGFDPVTEGDRAAELAIRALIEENFPGHGILGEEHGNVGLDREYVWVIDPIDGTRAFISGVPVWGTLIGLQKEGRAIMGMIEQPFTGERYFADQNGSLYTGPEGELRLATRQCDTLSNAILFTTSPHLFAGDEMEKYREIEGQVRLFRYGCDCYAYALLAAGHIDLVIENSLKPYDVGGIIPVIEGAGGIITTWDGGRPENGGSIIAAGSRAVYEQAIAVLQR
- a CDS encoding alpha/beta fold hydrolase; this encodes MDQVLYSTPDNPAPENRAEGFFETHDGHRLRYAVFRASAQVAKGTVVILHGRNEYIEKYFETIRDLTAKGLWVATFDMRGQGGSPRLLKRRNHGHIRRFVDYERDLDTFLEKVVLPDTRLPFFLLAHSTGGLIALSAAPYLTTRIDRMVLSAPFIGLTGQAASPRVIRTLAGTLTALGLGFLPLTSKLKEPDFRDNPLTSDETRFERNVAMMKAHPELTLGPPTARWLTEAFRTMDRVTSPNHLFSITIPTIVIAPTRDGVVPYTAQERLSRYFRAGQLVPINGARHEIFQERDTYRAAALAAFHAFIPGSDAEENQDVAALGT